A window of the Enoplosus armatus isolate fEnoArm2 chromosome 5, fEnoArm2.hap1, whole genome shotgun sequence genome harbors these coding sequences:
- the chrna10a gene encoding neuronal acetylcholine receptor subunit alpha-10a — protein sequence MKRWRIQTLFRFLLCVSILPTCRCAHGKYAQKLLNDLFTNYTSALRPVEDTNNILNVTLQVTLSQIIDMDERNQILTAYLWIRQVWVDAYLKWNKDDYDGLDTIRIPSSYVWRPDIVLYNNADDHFTGSMDTNVVIRHDGQIMWDSPAITKSSCKVDVSFFPFDAQQCRFTYGSWTYNGNQLDILNAMESADLADLVENVEWEVLGMPAKKNVILYGCCADPYPDVTYTLKLKRRASFYVFNLLIPCVMISFLAPLGFYLPADSGEKVSLGVTVMLALTVFQLLVAEIMPPSENVPLIGKYYIATMTMITASTALTIFIMNIHHCGPDAKPVPKWAKKVILQHMARMCFVYEVGENCMSPQPEKQEPPTVKNTNCTMNGQAGPGREDCVFKMERGQETGGSMSAEEREDMEQMMSPIGSLGKNPTNHYSAWKNGMFISMDCGDSGGPRRCRKGGVSDGERKDREVSCSTHSNERQLLCNIEYIANCYRDQRATQKRTGEWKKVAKVLDRFFMWIFFIMVFLMSLLIMGKAI from the exons ATGAAACGATGGAGAATCCAAACTTTATTTCGCTTTCTTTTGTGTGTCAGTATTTTGCCAA CCTGTCGGTGTGCTCATGGGAAATACGCTCAAAAGCTCCTGAATGATTTATTCACCAACTATACTAGTGCACTGAGGCCTGTGGAGGACACAAACAACATACTGAATGTGACCCTGCAGGTTACGCTGTCACAAATCATAGACATG GATGAGCGAAACCAAATTTTGACTGCATATTTATGGATACGGCAAGTGTGGGTTGATGCATACCTCAAATGGAATAAAGATGATTACGATGGACTCGATACCATCCGCATACCTAGTAGTTATGTATGGAGACCTGATATAGTCCTATATAACAA tgcTGATGACCACTTCACTGGCTCCATGGACACCAATGTGGTGATCCGGCACGATGGCCAGATAATGTGGGATTCCCCAGCCATCACCAAGAGCTCCTGCAAAGTAGACGTGTCGTTCTTCCCCTTCGACGCGCAGCAGTGCAGGTTCACGTATGGCTCCTGGACATACAACGGCAACCAGCTGGACATCCTGAACGCCATGGAGAGTGCCGACCTGGCTGACCTGGTGGAAAATGTGGAGTGGGAAGTCCTGGGTATGCCGGCTAAGAAGAACGTCATTCTGTATGGCTGCTGCGCTGACCCTTACCCTGATGTGACCTACACGCTGAAACTGAAGAGAAGAGCTTCCTTTTATGTCTTCAACTTGCTCATCCCATGTGTGATGATCTCTTTCCTGGCTCCACTGGGTTTCTACCTGCCGGCTGACTCTGGAGAGAAGGTGTCTTTGGGTGTCACCGTGATGCTGGCGCTCACTGTCTTTCAGCTGTTGGTTGCAGAGATCATGCCGCCCTCTGAGAATGTGCCACTTATTG GAAAGTATTACATTGCAACGATGACCATGATCACTGCCTCCACTGCCCTGACCATCTTCATCATGAACATACACCACTGTGGCCCGGATGCCAAGCCTGTTCCCAAGTGGGCCAAGAAAGTCATTCTGCAGCACATGGccagaatgtgttttgtttatgaagTCGGGGAGAACTGCATGTCACCACAGCCGGAGAAACAGGAGCCCCCAACTGTAAAGAACACCAACTGCACCATGAATGGTCAGGCAGGACCAGGAAGAGAGGACTGTGTCTTCAAAATGGAGAGAGGACAAGAGACTGGTGGCTCCATGAgcgcagaggagagggaagacaTGGAGCAGATGATGAGTCCGATAGGCTCCCTGGGGAAGAACCCTACCAACCACTACAGCGCTTGGAAGAACGGCATGTTCATAAGCATGGACTGTGGAGATTCGGGGGGTCCGAGGAGGTGCAGGAAGGGAGGCgtgagtgatggagagagaaaagacagagaggtttCCTGCAGCACCCACAGCAATGAGAGGCAGCTGCTGTGCAACATTGAGTACATAGCCAACTGCTACAGAGATCAGAGGGCCACACAGAAAAGGACTGGGGAGTGGAAGAAAGTTGCCAAAGTTTTAGACCGCTTCTTCATGTGGATATTTTTCATAATGGTGTTTTTAATGAGCCTTCTCATCATGGGCAAAGCCATCTAA
- the LOC139285632 gene encoding post-GPI attachment to proteins factor 2-like, producing the protein MLQGSNILGHERPLVIRVSFSTCVLGTVCLPLFGLITCVFISSVFHFEDSTGTHCQVPNYLPSISASISLSPECHIWRFCIGLHSAPRFLVAFTYFKFYKTRFSSKFPERPLSCLNLAFSISENLGLLLLTYVSSSETYFVHKEGFVLFIVSSLIHMLITCRLWKTIKKYSLSPEDAKSHHWKVRFLLLNASFCAFAGFFYWKHNMYCESGSYTLFALFEYLVVFSNMAFHLTAVWDFKSREVMVISSSEDKDF; encoded by the exons ATGCTACAAGGCTCAAATATCTTGGGGCATGAGAGGCCCCTGGTCATCAGGGTGTCATTCAGCACCTGTGTTCTTGGTACTGTGTGCCTGCCACTGTTTGGACTGATAACGTGTGTCTTCATAtcctctgtctttcattttgagGACTCTACTGGTACACACTGCCAG gttccTAATTACCTGCCATCCATCAGTGCCTCAATAAGCCTCAGCCCTGAGTGCCACATATGGCGGTTCTGCATCGGACTGCACTCAGCACCGAGGTTCCTGGTGGCGTTCACCTACTTCAAATTCTACAAGACTCGTTTTTCCTCGAAGTTCCCCGAGAGGCCGCTCAGCTGCTTGAACCTGGCCTTCTCTATTTCTGAAAACCTCGGCCTCTTGCTCCTCACATACGTATCATCCAGTGAAACGTACT TTGTACATAAGGAAGGTTTTGTCCTCTTCATTGTCAGTTCCCTTATCCACATGCTGATAACCTGCCGTTTATGGAAGACTATTAAGAAGTATTCATTAAGTCCTGAG GATGCCAAGTCTCACCATTGGAAAGTGCGTTTCTTACTTCTCAACGCATCCTTCTGTGCTTTTGCCGGGTTCTTCTATTGGAAACACAACATGTACTGTGAATCAGGGA GTTATACATTGTTCGCCCTGTTTGAGTATCTAGTGGTCTTCTCCAACATGGCCTTCCATCTCACAGCAGTGTGGGACTTTAAGAGCCGGGAGGTCATGGTCATTTCATCCTCTGAAGATAAAGACTTCTGA